The genomic window TGGCAGCCCCCGGCTTGGTGTCGATGATCTCCTCCCGCGGAAAGCTGAGCTTTTCCTCGATGGTGGTGCCGAAGAGCACCTGTTTCGCGAACTCCTGTAGTTGAACTGGCATCGAAAAGGGGGCCCGATACAAGACCCCGAAGCGATCATGCCGCAAGGTTCGATTTGAATGGCCCAAGGCTAGGAGAGCCCTGAGGAACAATCTTGATTTTTAGCGATCTAGTGTCAGGTTGCTCGATTCCTGTTCTTTGACTCTCAGTCAAGACGCCGCTCACGCGGCAAACCAAATTTCAAATCCGAATTCAAGATTCGCCATTTTGAATTCATCATTCGCGAGCCACGCTCGCTCATGGGGGTGTTCCGGATTCGACCTTAAGTTGGAGCGTCTGGCTGCATGCCGAGGATGATGGTTGGCCTCGTAAAACTCTCCATCAAAAACACAAATGGCACACATGAAGAAATGCCTCTAGCTGCTTAATAATGCGGCTACGTCCCACTGCTGATACTCGCTAGGCAGCTCGGGGCGACGACTAGCGAGCATAGCCGAGAACGGGCGCCTCTTGCGCCTCGGCCGTACTTCATCGAGAGGCTGGCCTCGAAGGTAGCGCGGTTTCGTCGCGACCCAGAGGCGAGATCAAAAACGAGAACAAGCATGTAGACGCCTTATGTGAAGGTTTAGGGGACGCGGGTTCGACTCCCGCCACCTCCACCACTGTTTATGCGGCTTAGAGCCGTTTTCGCTTAACTTCGCATTTAAAACGTGCAAAGTAAGCCTCCTCATGGGCAGAAAAAGGAAGTTCCACGTCAAGGAGATCGTGCATCCTAACGGCGAGAAAAGCTACGAAGCCTATGGTCGAGTCGGCAACGCAAAAGAACCAACTCGCAAGCGCTTCGGGACATGGGGGAAGGCGAACGCCTTCAAGGACGTTCTCGAAGCTCGTCACCGTGATGCGATGGGAAGCCGCAAAGCGGTCTACACCACGCTCACCGACCCCGAGGTAGCCGACGCGGAGTCCGCTATCAAGGAGCTGCGATCTCACGTTTCCGACAAGTCGCTTTCCTGGGCTGTCCACAAACTCTTCGAGTCTTACAATCCTAACATCGTGGAGAAGGACCTGATCTCGGCGGTTCGCGAGTTCAAGGCGGCAAAGATGGGCTTGAGCAAAAGGCAATATCGAGACTACGCCAACTTGCTGGATGGCCTGTTGGATTCCTTTGAGGAAAAAAGGCGGACGAGCGTGAAAGTCCACCAAGTCACAACGAAGGACATTCAAGCGTTTCTCGCTACTCGAGAGCTCAAGGAGGCCAAGAGCAGAAACAACGTGATATCGAACTTGGGTGCCTTTTTTCGCTGGGCAGCGTATACAGAAAGGAAATACATTTCAAAGCACGCGATACCGACGGATGATGTTGAGCGTGCAAAAACGAAGAAACCACGCAGGGAAATCATCACGGCTGAACAGGCAGCCGAATTGATGGAGTACGCGGAAAACTTTCGCGGCGGTGTTTTAGTCAACTTCATCGCCACAGCTCTCTTCGGTGGAATCAGGCCAGATGTCGACGGTGAGCTTGCTGATGAGGGACTCGACCCGAAAGTTGAAGAATTGTTTTCGGTAGAGCGTGGCACCATTGAGGTGACCGAACAGAATTCGAAAACAGGTTCATTTCGAGATGTTGTCATCCAACCGGCTCTCCGCTCGTTTTTTGAAACGTACCCGATGAGCAAATACCCGATCGTGCCACGAGTTCCGCCGGCGTCGAACGCAAAGGATAGAAGATCATACCTTCGATACCTGCTAAAGAAATTTCGGGAGGGGTGCCCGGTCAAAGTGCCGCACGACGGTCTGCGTCACAGCTATTGCAGTTATCACGTCAAAATCTCCGGATCGATTGCCGAGACCGCTTTGCAGGCAGGCGATAGCGAGGCTACCATCCGCAAACACTACATGCGCCGCGTATCAGATACTCAAGCCGATCTGTTTTGGGCGATCCGTCCCGTCAAGATGCCTGCCTAGCGTACAGCTCGGCCATCGACTCAACCCGTTGGACCTTGTTTTCATATTGTTCGATTTCGAAAGGGTCGACTAAGATCATCCCTTTGAGCCTGTAGTGCGGTATCGATCTATTCCGGATCTCGCGATAGCGTGCTTGGTAGTGGGCATCCTCGGTTTTTGCGTCAGCATTGAGACCAACTTCTTTCCGGGCCAAATCTCTCAACCCGATGTACGGAAACTCTCCCACCTGACTGTCTCGCAATCTAAGTTGATCGAGTAGCCAGCTTGGCAGCTTACCGTCAGCTAGCTCTACCCGGTTGTGCTTCCGAATGTGCTGGACCATTTCAATCGGGTCGACGACCTTTCGGGGGCCGTCTAAGTAATATGGTATGTAACGCCCTGCGACGAGCGTATCCACTGTTTTGCGCGACCAGCCTGTCCATCGCTGTATTTCCGCGATGGATACCCTGCGG from Pelagicoccus sp. SDUM812003 includes these protein-coding regions:
- a CDS encoding site-specific integrase, whose translation is MGRKRKFHVKEIVHPNGEKSYEAYGRVGNAKEPTRKRFGTWGKANAFKDVLEARHRDAMGSRKAVYTTLTDPEVADAESAIKELRSHVSDKSLSWAVHKLFESYNPNIVEKDLISAVREFKAAKMGLSKRQYRDYANLLDGLLDSFEEKRRTSVKVHQVTTKDIQAFLATRELKEAKSRNNVISNLGAFFRWAAYTERKYISKHAIPTDDVERAKTKKPRREIITAEQAAELMEYAENFRGGVLVNFIATALFGGIRPDVDGELADEGLDPKVEELFSVERGTIEVTEQNSKTGSFRDVVIQPALRSFFETYPMSKYPIVPRVPPASNAKDRRSYLRYLLKKFREGCPVKVPHDGLRHSYCSYHVKISGSIAETALQAGDSEATIRKHYMRRVSDTQADLFWAIRPVKMPA